The following DNA comes from Eretmochelys imbricata isolate rEreImb1 chromosome 2, rEreImb1.hap1, whole genome shotgun sequence.
aactttccaatgctcaaccctctctttctgcacagggttacaatgtccttcttaaggagacagtgacaggccatcactccgctgttcccaagttgttgtggacccacaggcctgtgtgctctcagctccccacagtttccagggagaacccctagtgtgccagcccttctcgaggtcaccacctctttgccagggtcgagctgcagactcctccgtcCCTGGGACCGCTTGCTGCAATCTCCCGGGTGACCcagttactgcaaaagtccttctctctggtcacacactcccaggggttaaccgcccccatCTCTCTTTGaatcttcagcatgcctggtccccgtcaatcccccttcattttactgctccccagtcacttacttcAGGAAGCTCCGTCCACGGgatgcagtagatcccacctctACCACCaattgtcacggagtccccaggcaatactctggaactgctccccatgaagccagtcaggactctggggcagtctcctttctgtgagcagcctgtcttcaggacacacagctcacacagcttccaccttcctgggtctgacctcggagccttcagcatcctctgcccctccgtgcgcttcccacagcaagtccgcccaggcagggtcttggggaagccagagggtcctgccccccaactccgcagtcagacgtgactctcagccagccagtaaaacagaaggtttattagatgacaggaacatggtctaaaacagagcttgcaggtgcagagaacagaacccctcagctgggtccattttggggggcaggaagcCAGACAACCACGTTTGCCCTTCactccttgtctccagccagccccaaactgaaactctctccagcccctcctcctctgggctttccagggccaggaggccacctgattcctttgttctccaaccctttagctctcaccttgcagggggcaagggcccaggccatcagttgccaggaaacagggtgtcggccgtTCTCTgcgtccagacccctgcacacccctgccctctagggctctgcaacaatcatacacccttaccccaccacctagacacttaagaactgcctaggggaaactgaggcacccccacactattcagaggaaacattaagaacagtcccgcttcgtcacaccgGTCATTGTCCTCTTTATAGCAATTGAGACCAAACGGCCCATGGTTAGGAGCCACACCAAAAGCAGCAGGGCCCATAGGGTAGCTGTACCCTCTCCCTTCAGCCATCTTTGCCCCATAACGGCCCAGTGGCCGCCCAGCGCCATGCACCCGGCTTGGCGTACCCCAGAGACGGGCAGGTGCCCCGCTGCCTGTACCTCGGAGACAGTCTCTAAGCCGGCCgggtcccctcctccccgctgcTGCTGCCCGCGCTGTCGTTCTCCGAGCAGATGAGGGGCGGTGGGCGGTAGTCGGGGAAGTTCCCCAGGTTGGCTCTCAGAAAGACGAGGTGCTCCGCACTCTCCTCCTGCGGGGGACGCCTCTCGGAGAAGGGGCTGTCTGGGGCAGTGAAGATGCGCTCCGAGAAGGCCCCCGAGGGCGGGCAGGACAGGTAGAGCATGGCCAGCTTGGCCAAGGCCGGCCACAGCCAGTGCCGCTTCTCCCAGTACCCCAGCGGGTCCTCCCGGGCCCCGATGGTCTGGTTGTCGCGCAGATACCTCTCCACCATCACACAGGCCAAGTGGCTCTCGGTGGGGAGGGAGGCCCCACGGCCCTCAGAGGCCAGCAGCCCCACGCTCTCCAGGTGCTCAGTCAGCGTCTTCTCCTTCTGGATCAGTGGAGGCACCGCAGAGCCCATCCCACTCAGCCCCCTGTCCTGATGGggctcccctggccccagctctgcctccaggggctgcagggccgTGTCCACGCAGAAGGCCTTGCCCGGCTGGGCGTTccagggggaggaagggcagcCGCTGGGTGAGGCCAGGAGCTCCTTGACCTTCCGGACCAGCAGCTGCTTCCAGTGGTCGAGGTCGGAGCCCAGCGGCAGGATGGCATCCATCCTGCCCTTGAAGCGGGGGTCGAGCAGCGTGGCCAGCACGTACTCCTGGCGGTGGAACATCTCGCTGAGCCGGGGCTCGCtggagagctgcagggccaggctcTCGGCCAGGCGCACGGCGGAgccggccccctccccggcctGGCTCTCGAAGCGCAGGCGGATCTGCTGCAGGAAGATGTGCAGGTAGCGCACCTGCGGCAGCACCTGGCTCAGTGAGGCCTCGGCCGCGCTCGCCTCCCGCACGGCCATCTCgaagggctgcagcagctccaccaGGCTGCGCATCAGCGTCCACTGGGGGGCGCTCAGGGCCAGGCCAGCCTCGCCCACCTGGCACTTGCCCACGTACTCCTGTACGGCCGGCTGCAGCGCCAGCAGCCGCTCCAGCATGTAGTAGGTGGAGGCCCAGCTCGCCGTGGCCTCCTGCTTCAGCCGGCGCGGGGCCAAGCCGTGCTGCCGCTGCAGCTCCGCCAGCCCCCTCCTGGCCTCCGGGGAGCGGGCGAAGTGGGCGCAGATGGCGCGGGCCGCCCCCAGCGTGCCCTCGATGCTGCGGTGGAGCCGCAGGAAGCCCAGCACCAGCTGGCTCAGGCAGTGAGCGAAGCAGGGGATGTGAGTGTGGCCACCGTCCTTCGCGGCCCGCTCCACGCCAGGGCTGCCGCCCGAGACCAGGAAGCCGGGGCTCAGGGAGTtctgggccagccacagctggAGCTGCTCAGCCAACACCTGCTGCACGCCACCCAACGCCTGCTCCTCCTGCAGAGCCCGCACGCACAGCACCGCCCGCCTGCGCCGGCTGCAGGGCCGGGGCTGGCCTGACTCCGAGCGGGATGCCAGCCAGTGGGCTGCCAGCGCCAGGTACGCCCCTGCCGGCCCCTGGGCCCACGTGCGGGCACTGAGGTGCACCCGGCTGACACTGgcctgctgcagctccagggccaGGCGCAGGCCGACAGCCTGGCGCAGCTGGGGCACTGCCTTGTGGGAGAAGAAGGCCGGCGAGGGGACATGGTAGCGCGGGTCAGCCTGCGCCATGAACTGGTGGAAGGGCTTGGCCGAGacgaaggagcagggcagggccatgCCGCAGAGCAGCTCGGCAATGCTGCGGTTCCAGGCCTGCGCTTGCGGGTGGTTGGAGGTGTATTTGCCGGGCACATCCTCGCACCGCTTAGCCAGGCCGGCTTGGTTCCTGCTtgggagcagcagggcagctgagGTGGGCAGGGCTTCGTCCGCCTTGCCTTCAGGAGGCGCCTCGCTCTGCCAGCTGTCACACAAGGGAACTGGGGCCCCGCCAGTGCTGATGCAGGGCAATCTCAGGGGGTCCGACGCTATGGGCGAGGTGAGAGACAGGTCCTCCACGGGCTCCTCGTCCTCCGCCggccccaggctcagcctctCGGACCGGGTGCTGCCGGGAGGAGTGGCAGGGGCGCCAgcagccctcccccgcccccactccagcgGATGCTTGCCCTCCAGGTGGCGCATGAGGGCCGAGGTGCCGAAGTGGCTGCCCAGTTTGCCACGGCTAACGCTGACCTGGCACAGGGTGCAGACAGCCCGGCACACATTGCTGCAGTCGATGTAAAAGAACTGCCAGACGGCCGAGGTGGACTTGCGGCGCTTCGTGCCTGGTGGCACCAGCGGGTGGTTGGGGCGGCTGAGCTGCCCGGACTTGGGGAGCCCCTGGCCCACTAGCACCTCCAGGTAGGGTGTGGCCAGGTCTGGCTTGCAGTGCCCTGCTTGGACCCTGCCCTTCCTGCCCATCCCCCTGTCCTGGGGCAGCAGCTTGCTACTCTCACGGCTTTCCTCCTCGCTGGACTCTGGGGAGGAATCAGTGACTGTGGTGcctgcccttccctgcccctcctcctcctcctcttcctcactggAGTCGCTGATCACATATGGGAAGCGGGGGGCACCCTGGGGCACTTGGGGGGGCGCGCTGCTGAGGGCTTGGGTGTGGGAACACAAAGCATGGCTGGTGCCAAACACAGTGTCCTGCAAGGGAAACCCCTTCACCatctgctcttcctcctcctcctcattctcctcctcctcctgggccccgccccctgctctcttcctctgcccccactccagcggGTGCTTGCCCTCCAGATGGCGCTTGAGGGCGGTGGTGTTGCAGTGGCCCCTCAACTTGCCGCGCCCAATGCTAGCCTGGCACAGGGTGCAGACGGCCCGGCAGGGGTCGCTGGCGTCCGGGGAGAAGAACTGCCAGACCTCGGAGGTGGTCTTGCGGCGCCGGGTGCGGACAGGGAGACCAAAGGCCGGAGGTGTGGTGCGATTTGCTGCCCATCCCTCCAGGACAGCCTTGTCTACATCCAGCATGGAGGAAGGGGGTTGCCAGCCGGCCGTGACTTGAGGCTGGCTGCCCGCACCTTGGGGGGCCAGCTCTGCTTTCCTCTTCTC
Coding sequences within:
- the LRRC61 gene encoding leucine-rich repeat-containing protein 61 isoform X1, with amino-acid sequence MLPVKKSKLRKRRTVGSSAMLSPGVCATLPRAVAERAVGAFPFAIAGTADAHLRHLPLGSDHEHVPEIEIKLEFSDEEEEGHEGSKLGFVAACGEGSHEKRKAELAPQGAGSQPQVTAGWQPPSSMLDVDKAVLEGWAANRTTPPAFGLPVRTRRRKTTSEVWQFFSPDASDPCRAVCTLCQASIGRGKLRGHCNTTALKRHLEGKHPLEWGQRKRAGGGAQEEEENEEEEEEQMVKGFPLQDTVFGTSHALCSHTQALSSAPPQVPQGAPRFPYVISDSSEEEEEEEGQGRAGTTVTDSSPESSEEESRESSKLLPQDRGMGRKGRVQAGHCKPDLATPYLEVLVGQGLPKSGQLSRPNHPLVPPGTKRRKSTSAVWQFFYIDCSNVCRAVCTLCQVSVSRGKLGSHFGTSALMRHLEGKHPLEWGRGRAAGAPATPPGSTRSERLSLGPAEDEEPVEDLSLTSPIASDPLRLPCISTGGAPVPLCDSWQSEAPPEGKADEALPTSAALLLPSRNQAGLAKRCEDVPGKYTSNHPQAQAWNRSIAELLCGMALPCSFVSAKPFHQFMAQADPRYHVPSPAFFSHKAVPQLRQAVGLRLALELQQASVSRVHLSARTWAQGPAGAYLALAAHWLASRSESGQPRPCSRRRRAVLCVRALQEEQALGGVQQVLAEQLQLWLAQNSLSPGFLVSGGSPGVERAAKDGGHTHIPCFAHCLSQLVLGFLRLHRSIEGTLGAARAICAHFARSPEARRGLAELQRQHGLAPRRLKQEATASWASTYYMLERLLALQPAVQEYVGKCQVGEAGLALSAPQWTLMRSLVELLQPFEMAVREASAAEASLSQVLPQVRYLHIFLQQIRLRFESQAGEGAGSAVRLAESLALQLSSEPRLSEMFHRQEYVLATLLDPRFKGRMDAILPLGSDLDHWKQLLVRKVKELLASPSGCPSSPWNAQPGKAFCVDTALQPLEAELGPGEPHQDRGLSGMGSAVPPLIQKEKTLTEHLESVGLLASEGRGASLPTESHLACVMVERYLRDNQTIGAREDPLGYWEKRHWLWPALAKLAMLYLSCPPSGAFSERIFTAPDSPFSERRPPQEESAEHLVFLRANLGNFPDYRPPPLICSENDSAGSSSGEEGTRPA